From Zingiber officinale cultivar Zhangliang chromosome 5B, Zo_v1.1, whole genome shotgun sequence, the proteins below share one genomic window:
- the LOC121983969 gene encoding transcription elongation factor SPT6 homolog isoform X4 yields the protein MKGKAVNSGKRDKFKGKRAVVVDADDGEEEEGQDEYERGGFMADDIKEEEAQESDEEMRSIKRKKNKKKRLLGKNFVLDEDDYELLEENKMSGFCPPKPGNGKFKRLKIGRDNELEDQQKAIGWHSQGGRSAEEKLKISLFGDDDDFADEAGQLEDRNVIGDEDEMAHFIVDEDVDNAGALVRKLTKEKSHQVLCIASSTSQALEIFGDLDTSVKKRLNDEFEPFVLSENCMTQKDDIIRERDIPERIQLSEDTTGPPPIDDQNVEEERNWIYDQLTDGRFSPLVGYDQVLKDINKDNIDNVLKMMHVQKLDIPFISMYRKELCDSLLKDLDDGMQDGDEMKSMKWHKILWTVQSLDRKWLLLQKRKSALCSYYTKHFEEESQRVDEETKLNLNNRVFDSVVLALNDAKSEREVDDIDVKFNLCFPPCEDDTYDGQFKRPKRKSLHAVSYNARLWQITNKFGASSETFGSLLSLEKISDEVEDNIESPEEVAAKFTCSTFETPKDVLNGARHMAAVEISCEPNVKKHVRNIFMEKAVVSTSPTPEGNLVIDAYHQLGGVKWLRNKPLMEFVDAQWLLVQKGEEDKLLHVSIKLPEDVQMKLLSDASNCYLSKGVSKSAQLWNEQRRMILKDSFLTHILPSIEKEARSLLTAKAKNWLCVEYGKQLWNKVLVGPFKRKHTDSDLENESEVRVLACCWGPGKPATTFVMLDSAGELVDVLYAGSISVRSQAVTDQQRKRNDCQRLLKFMVNHQPHVICIGATNMACTQLRDDINEIIEDHPKELGQELENISVIFCDETLPCLYENSKLASEQLPGQPGIVKRAVALGRYLQNPLAMVATLCGQEKEILSWKFHPLEHFLTSDEKYEVVEQIMVDASNQVGVDINLAASHEWLFAPLQFIAGLGPRKAFVLEKAFLRAGFISNRKEIPMGKILKMKVFVNAVGFLRVRQSGVASFSNLNMDLLDDTRIHPESYELANNLAKDVYRDDALKEANDMDDMLEKVIEHVKKNPQKLEVFDIDEYANNIFDQYGKNKRETLYDIKMELLQGFRDYRAPFKEPSCEEEFAMLSGETDDTIPEGKIVQVTVRHVQESQVICVFDSGLKGMVSSDDFSDEGFDYEKVHVGDILTCKIKYVNKNRHVVYLTSKASDLQKGPYIDKRDPYYHEDKISMGSEMEKVRKNKEYANKPFRSRMIVHPCFQNLTADEAIEFLSHKEPGVSIMRPSSKGPLFLTLTLKVFDGVFAHKEIAEKGKDHKDMTSLLRLGKILTIDKESFEDLNEVMHRYVDPLVTHLKSMLGFHKFRKGNQKEVDDQLKAEKAANPMRIVYCFGVSHEHPGTFILSYIRSANPHHEYVGVYPKGFRFRKKDFDSIHHLVAYFQKNIDKPLLGEGPSVCTLGAEVSTENPTWVSSGDRESTDGRFNSRNTGNQNERGRGRGRGRGRGRGRGRGRERGSDFGTDGSDNSGYEEMKGDTAGSGWGGCNIDGSNKGGWGGGDGGSGWGGNTNSGTDGGGSWGSVEGNVSGQGRWVSSGDRNNSTDGVWAGNSSGGNSAGGWGNLGSGGGSSTGGWGNLRTGGDESSGTGSHRGSGDGSWGATDDVGGQGGRGTSGDVGMGGTDAVGAGNRGSDGFTSGWGNQEAGGGVRNNSGDGHGENWCGGGAATGGDKSVVAGNYRGWSGRGSSTSNWGEEGSSNNSRGRGRGRNSGRNNSGWGQGGNDITDLGSVGNSNAAGAASGWGSNQHQDNNRGNDDAGGNWGSAPAATGGGYSDGTGSTGNWGAVGNDSSQGGRGSSNSGWGQIGNDITDPVLDGSNNTGGTTSGWGRGSNRYGNNSKGSNDHDGDWSSGSAATGADSHRGQSGRGSSTGNWGAEGNFSSHWDRGRGRGRGWNNSGRGHAGKDSTDSESTGNGNAMGAPGSWSCGINQGRGSNHRSSNDADLASGSDGSGDKWTGAGSGRSCGGRSWRVGNNGGRRGRGRARDNSDRGSTDGWDTGGGQGGEDKWGSNGGGDKGSGFADVNDISLSNSGRGGRRGSDGRPSWGDTNAGGHEGSSCGWVGNNSGVGNGGGWGGGSCQGGNSSDGNDQTRSFADGNDDNAAGASGGGWGGNNNGGSSKGGWGGNSDGGAGSGWN from the exons ATGATTTTGCTGATGAAGCCGGTCAATTAGAAGATAGGAATGTTATTGGTGATGAAGATGAAATGGCTCATTTTATTGTGGATGAGGATGTGGATAACGCTGGTGCCCTTGTGAG AAAGTTGACAAAAGAGAAATCACACCAAGTGCTTTGCATTGCATCATCTACTTCACAAGCGCTTGAGATATTTGGTGATCTTGACACATCTGTGAAAAAAAGATTGAACGATGAGTTTGAACCTTTTGTTCTTTCAGAGAATTGTATGACACAGAAGGATGACATTATACGAGAGAGAGATATTCCAGAGAGAATTCAG ttgtctgaGGATACTACTGGGCCACCACCTATAGATGATCAGAATGTAGAAGAGGAGAGAAACTGGATTTATGATCAGCTTACTGATGGCAGATTCTCTCCTTTAGTTGGCTATGATCAAGTACTCAAAGATATAAATAAAGACAATATTGATAATGTCTTAAAAATGATGCATGTGCAAAAACTTGAT ATTCCTTTCATTAGCATGTATCGCAAGGAATTATGTGATAGCCTGTTGAAGGATCTTGATGATGGCATGCAGGATGGCGACGAAATGAAAAGTATGAAGTGGCATAAG ATACTATGGACAGTTCAGTCTTTGGacagaaagtggttgttgcttcagAAGAGGAAGAGTGCTCTTTGTTCCTATTATACAAagcattttgaagaggaaagtcaAAGAGTTGATGAAGAAACTAAACTCAATTTAAATAACAGAGTTTTTGATTCAGTCGTTTTGGCACTGAATGATGCAAAATCTGAAAGAGAGGTTGATGACATTGATGTGAAGTTCAATCTGTGTTTTCCTCCTTGTGAAGACGATACATATGATGGACAATTTAAGAGGCCTAAACGAAAGTCATTGCACGCTGTTTCCTATAATGCTAGGCTGTGGCAGATTACTAACAAGTTTGGTGCTAGTTCTGAAACATTTGGGTCTCTGCTTTCATTAGAAAAG ATATCTGATGAAGTTGAAGATAACATAGAATCTCCTGAAGAAGTTGCTGCAAAGTTTACATGTTCTACGTTTGAAACTCCAAAAGATGTGCTTAATGGAGCCAGACATATG GCGGCTGTGGAGATTTCATGTGAGCCTAATGTTAAAAAACATGTGCGCAATATTTTCATGGAGAAGGCTGTTGTGTCAACAAGTCCTACTCCTGAAGGAAATCTTGTGATTGATGCCTATCATCAACTTGGGGGTGTGAAATGGCTGCGCAATAAGCCTTTAATGGAGTTTGTGGATGCTCAATGGTTGCTTGTCCAAAAGGGTGAAGAAGATAAACTGCTTCATGTCAGCATTAAACTACCTGAAGATGTCCAAATGAAATTATTAAGTGATGCTTCAAATTGTTATCTGAGCAAAGGTGTCAGTAAATCTGCTCAGTTATGGAATGAGCAGCGGAGGATGATATTGAAAGATTCATTTCTCACTCATATTTTGCCATCAATAGAAAAGGAAGCTCGCTCATTGTTGACAGCTAAGGCGAAGAATTGGCTTTGTGTGGAATATGGAAAGCAATTGTGGAATAAGGTCTTGGTTGGTCCTTTCAAGAGGAAGCACACTGATAGTGATTTGGAGAATGAATCTGAGGTAAGAGTTCTGGCCTGTTGTTGGGGACCTGGAAAGCCAGCAACTACTTTTGTCATGTTAGATTCAGCAGGAGAACTGGTGGATGTGCTATATGCTGGTTCAATTAGTGTTCGATCCCAGGCTGTTACTGATCAACAGAGAAAGAGGAATGACTGCCAACGACTCCTGAAGTTCATGGTCAATCACCAACCGCATGTTATCTGCATAGGAGCAACAAACATGGCTTGCACACAGCTAAGGGATGACATTAATGAA ATAATTGAGGATCATCCAAAAGAACTTGGTCAAGAATTGGAAAATATTTCTGTTATCTTTTGCGATGAAACTTTGCCTTGTCTTTATGAGAATTCAAAGCTTGCTTCAGAACAACTACCTGGTCAACCAG GCATTGTGAAACGTGCTGTGGCACTTGGACGCTATCTGCAAAACCCTTTGGCTATGGTGGCTACTCTTTGTGGACAAGAAAAAGAAATACTGTCATGGAAATTTCATCCCCTGGAACATTTCCTTACTTCTGATGAGAAGTATGAGGTTGTTGAGCAGATTATGGTTGATGCTTCTAACCAAGTCGGTGTGGATATAAACCTAGCAGCAAGTCATGAATGGCTTTTTGCTCCTCTACAATTTATTGCTGGTCTTGGTCCACGAAAAGCATTTGTCTTAGAAAAAGCATTTTTGAGGGCTGGATTTATTTCGAATCGCAAAGAGATTCCTATGGGAAAGATTCTTAAAATGAAGGTTTTCGTCAATGCTGTTGGATTTTTACGGGTAAGACAGAGTGGGGTGGCTTCTTTTAGTAACCTCAATATGGACCTTTTGGATGACACTAGAATTCATCCAGAGTCGTATGAACTGGCAAATAATTTGGCCAAGGATGTCTATCGCGATGATGCTCTAAAGGAGGCAAATGACATGGATGATATGCTGGAGAAGGtgattgagcatgttaaaaaaaatccaCAGAAGCTTGAAGTGTTTGATATTGATGAGTATGCAAACAATATATTTGACCAGTATGGAAAAAACAAAAGGGAGACACTTTATGATATAAAGATGGAGCTTCTACAAGGATTTCGGGACTATCGGGCACCTTTTAAAGAACCAAGTTGTGAGGAGGAGTTTGCTATGCTCTCTGGAGAAACAGATGATACCATTCCAGAAGGGAAAATTGTTCAAGTGACAGTTCGCCATGTACAGGAGAGTCAAGTCATTTGTGTATTTGATTCTGGTTTAAAAGGGATGGTGTCCTCTGATGACTTTTCAGATGAAGGATTTGATTATGAGAAGGTGCATGTAGGGGATATACTTACATGCAAGATTAAGTATGTGAATAAGAATAGGCATGTGGTTTACTTGACATCCAAAGCTAGTGACCTGCAAAAAGGCCCTTATATTGATAAGCGAGATCCTTATTACCATGAAGATAAAATTAGTATGGGCAGTGAAATGGAGAAGGTCCGGAAGAACAAGGAATATGCAAATAAACCTTTCAGATCAAGGATGATTGTTCATCCCTGTTTTCAGAATCTGACAGCTGATGAGGCGATTGAG TTCCTTTCTCATAAAGAACCTGGTGTGAGTATTATGCGTCCCAGTTCCAAAGGGCCATTATTTTTGACGTTGACTTTGAAAGTTTTTGATGGAGTATTTGCTCACAAAGAAATAGCTGAGAAAGGAAAAGATCACAAAGATATGACAAGCTTACTTCGGCTGGGGAAGATACTAACAATTGATAAAGAGTCCTTTGAAGATCTCAATGAG GTCATGCACCGATATGTTGATCCACTGGTAACCCACTTGAAAAGCATGCTTGGGTTTCACAAATTCAGAAAAGGGAATCAGAAAGAGGTTGATGATCAACTGAAGGCAGAGAAGGCAGCAAACCCAATGCGGATAGTGTACTGTTTTGGAGTTTCTCATGAGCATCCTGGGACTTTTATTTTATCCTATATTAGAAGTGCAAATCCACATCATGAGTATGTTGGGGTGTATCCCAAAGGTTTCAGGTTTCGGAAAAAGGATTTTGATAGCATTCATCACTTAGTTGCATATTTTCAGAAGAACATAGACAAGCCACTACTTGGTGAGGGCCCATCTGTATGTACACTTGGTGCAGAGGTATCAACAGAAAATCCTACATGGGTATCCTCTGGTGATCGGGAATCTACAG ATGGAAGATTTAACTCTAGAAATACTGGCAATCAAAATGAACGAGGGCGAGGTCGTGGTCGTGGACGTGGACGTGGGCGTGGGCGTGGGCGTGGTCGTGAAAGAGGAAGTGATTTTGGTACTGATGGAAGCGACAACAGTGGTTATGAGGAAATGAAGGGTGATACTGCAGGTTCTGGCTGGGGTGGTTGTAACATAGATGGCTCCAACAAAGGTGGCTGGGGTGGCGGAGATGGTGGTAGTGGTTGGGGTGGCAACACGAATTCAGGTACTGATGGTGGTGGGAGTTGGGGAAGTGTGGAAGGTAATGTAAGTGGCCAAGGGCGATGGGTTAGCTCAGGAGATAGAAACAATAGTACTGATGGTGTCTGGGCTGGGAATAGCAGTGGTGGCAACAGTGCTGGTGGCTGGGGGAATCTGGGATCTGGTGGTGGCAGCAGTACTGGTGGCTGGGGGAATCTGAGAACTGGTGGTGATGAGTCTTCTGGGACTGGCAGTCACAGGGGCAGTGGCGATGGTAGTTGGGGTGCGACGGATGATGTTGGTGGCCAAGGAGGAAGGGGAACTTCAGGAGATGTAGGAATGGGTGGTACTGATGCTGTCGGGGCTGGAAATAGAGGCAGCGATGGCTTCACAAGTGGCTGGGGCAATCAAGAAGCAGGTGGTGGAGTTAGAAACAATAGCGGGGATGGCCATGGTGAGAATTGGTGTGGTGGTGGTGCCGCAACTGGTGGTGACAAGTCAGTTGTGGCTGGCAATTACAGAGGTTGGAGCGGAAGAGGCAGTTCTACTAGTAACTGGGGAGAAGAAGGTAGTAGCAATAACAGCAGGGGCAGAGGCAGGGGAAGGAATAGTGGTAGGAACAACAGTGGGTGGGGACAAGGTGGAAATGATATTACTGATCTTGGCTCAGTTGGTAATAGCAATGCTGCTGGTGCCGCAAGTGGCTGGGGAAGTAACCAACATCAGGACAACAATAGAGGCAATGATGATGCTGGTGGGAATTGGGGTAGTGCGCCTGCTGCTACTGGTGGTGGTTATTCAGATGGGACTGGCAGTACTGGTAATTGGGGAGCAGTTGGTAATGATAGTAGCCAGGGGGGCAGAGGTAGTAGCAACAGTGGGTGGGGACAaattggaaatgatattactgATCCTGTCCTGGATGGTAGTAACAATACTGGTGGCACCACAAGTGGCTGGGGAAGAGGAAGTAACCGATATGGGAATAACAGTAAAGGCAGCAATGATCATGATGGGGATTGGAGTAGTGGTTCTGCTGCGACTGGTGCTGACAGTCACAGAGGCCAGAGTGGACGAGGCAGTAGCACTGGCAACTGGGGAGCAGAAGGCAATTTTAGTAGCCACTGGGACAGAGGCAGGGGGAGGGGCAGAGGTTGGAACAACAGCGGGCGGGGACATGCTGGGAAGGATAGTACTGATTCTGAATCTACTGGTAATGGCAATGCTATGGGTGCCCCAGGTTCATGGAGCTGTGGAATCAACCAAGGCAGGGGCAGCAACCATAGAAGCAGTAATGATGCAGATCTTGCAAGTGGTTCTGATGGTAGCGGCGACAAATGGACTGGGGCTGGCAGTGGAAGAAGCTGTGGTGGTCGTAGCTGGAGAGTTGGTAACAATGGTGGCCGCAGGGGCCGAGGCAGAGCCAGGGATAACAGTGACAGAGGTAGCACAGATGGCTGGGACACTGGAGGCGGCCAGGGCGGGGAGGATAAGTGGGGTAGTAATGGTGGTGGGGATAAGGGAAGTGGTTTTGCTGACGTTAATGACATATCACTAAGCAACAGTGGTCGGGGTGGAAGAAGAGGCAGTGATGGTCGTCCTAGCTGGGGTGATACAAATGCTGGTGGCCATGAGGGAAGTAGTTGTGGCTGGGTTGGTAATAACAGTGGTGTTGGTAACGGAGGTGGCTGGGGCGGTGGAAGTTGTCAGGGTGGGAACAGCAGCGATGGAAATGATCAGACACGTAGTTTTGCTGATGGGAACGATGATAATGCAGCTGGTGCTAGTGGCGGAGGGTGGGGTGGCAACAACAATGGTGGCAGTAGCAAAGGTGGCTGGGGTGGTAACTCTGATGGTGGAGCTGGTAGTGGGTGGAATTAA